A part of Maridesulfovibrio hydrothermalis AM13 = DSM 14728 genomic DNA contains:
- a CDS encoding hybrid sensor histidine kinase/response regulator, translated as MFKIDKVQTRICLLIIFISLASFVVSGAYDYTAMRTSMLQELNEKADGLVERLSESLITPLWNVDQAAINRIILSEMNDKRVKAILVTEDDGQNVFAGKIRDESWDIVDFSVWPTGELVKRKAEITIMNQPIGAVEIFLTPKFIKDELYHSLMSSLLRTMLLVILLMVTLFVTMRRILIAPIIKLTQTAKQISVDKNYSARVDLKVKGEMKTLVDNFNNMLQQIDEQDQKLKEYSGQLQKKIHQSNKNLEDSYKELKQINKELEYAKDAAETASKSKSQFMANVSHEIRTPMNAIIGMADLTLSTDLGAKQREFLKIILSSGRVLLRLINDILDFSKVEAGKLTLEEVNYNLHQLIHEISDLFVEQMVASQTELVIDIRPDVPQRVIGDPLRLKQVLVNLTANAFKFTNEGEVTITVSADMITHNKTEIVFAIKDTGIGISEEIQPHLFEAFKQADGSTTRKYGGTGLGLTISKRIVDLMGGSIWVRSKPDYGSTFFFTITPEIAPDTSATEYTLPAELNEAPVLVIDDNLAVRSVLSRYLTQFGFVPTTVSSAEEGLELIEKRKDDLFKFILIDLKLPDMNGDEASKIIRKTYSPEELPILMITSTEIDEALSKANESGITKLISKPIKQTSLYETILNTFGHEVHKDYAYEPFKKIEEEFNGFNILLVEDNPINQQVAVQILTATGLTIDTALNGKEAVEKIQNSSYDLVLMDIQMPEMDGYEATGIIRNQLGLKELPVIAMTAHAMRGDKEKCLLAGMDDYIPKPIDKDQMISTIRSFLLKEESATGSEPKSRDKDSVPASGNFIKFSEINIYEALERIGGDLDILISILQNFTGYNTDFIAEVESMLKEDKLKEAGDKAHTLKGSAANISASELAFAALSLEKACKSHNKKEAESALNKTAYKLEQLSRDITLLSKEYADK; from the coding sequence TTGTTCAAAATAGACAAAGTTCAAACCCGGATCTGCTTGCTGATCATATTCATATCTCTGGCATCTTTTGTTGTATCCGGAGCCTATGACTACACCGCAATGCGTACCAGCATGCTTCAGGAGTTGAACGAAAAGGCTGACGGACTTGTTGAACGGCTTTCAGAGTCGCTGATCACCCCGCTATGGAACGTGGATCAGGCAGCAATCAATCGAATTATCCTCTCTGAAATGAATGATAAAAGAGTCAAAGCCATTCTCGTGACTGAGGATGACGGTCAAAATGTTTTTGCAGGTAAAATCAGGGATGAATCATGGGACATAGTTGATTTCTCAGTCTGGCCCACCGGAGAACTGGTTAAGCGCAAAGCCGAAATCACTATCATGAACCAACCCATCGGAGCCGTTGAAATTTTCCTGACCCCTAAATTTATCAAAGATGAATTATATCACTCACTGATGAGTTCACTACTCAGAACGATGCTGCTGGTTATTCTGCTCATGGTGACCCTCTTCGTAACTATGCGCCGCATTCTCATTGCCCCGATCATCAAATTGACCCAGACGGCAAAACAAATATCCGTAGACAAGAATTATAGTGCGCGAGTTGATTTAAAGGTCAAGGGTGAAATGAAAACCCTTGTAGACAATTTTAATAACATGCTGCAACAAATCGATGAGCAGGACCAGAAGCTTAAAGAGTATAGTGGCCAGCTTCAGAAAAAGATTCACCAGAGTAACAAAAATCTTGAGGACAGCTACAAGGAGCTGAAACAGATTAACAAAGAGCTGGAATACGCCAAAGATGCTGCCGAAACAGCGTCCAAATCAAAAAGTCAGTTCATGGCCAATGTAAGCCACGAAATCCGTACCCCCATGAACGCCATTATCGGCATGGCCGATCTGACTCTTTCAACAGATTTAGGGGCAAAACAAAGGGAATTTTTAAAAATCATCCTCAGTTCCGGACGAGTTCTGCTCCGCCTTATCAACGATATTCTGGACTTTTCAAAAGTTGAAGCGGGAAAACTGACCCTTGAAGAAGTCAACTACAATCTGCATCAGCTTATCCATGAAATCTCGGACCTTTTCGTTGAACAGATGGTAGCGTCACAGACGGAACTGGTTATTGATATCCGCCCCGATGTCCCGCAAAGAGTTATCGGCGACCCGTTAAGGCTCAAACAGGTTCTGGTAAACCTGACCGCAAATGCTTTCAAATTCACCAATGAAGGCGAGGTTACCATTACTGTTTCAGCAGATATGATCACCCATAATAAAACTGAAATAGTATTTGCCATCAAGGATACCGGAATCGGTATCTCTGAAGAAATCCAGCCGCACCTTTTTGAAGCCTTTAAACAGGCAGACGGCTCCACAACCCGCAAATATGGTGGTACAGGACTTGGATTGACCATTTCCAAGCGTATAGTGGACCTTATGGGTGGTTCCATCTGGGTGAGAAGTAAACCGGATTATGGAAGCACTTTCTTTTTTACCATCACTCCGGAAATTGCGCCGGACACTTCTGCAACAGAATATACACTGCCGGCAGAACTGAATGAAGCTCCTGTGCTTGTTATTGATGACAACTTAGCAGTACGCAGCGTGCTTTCAAGATATCTTACACAATTCGGTTTTGTCCCGACAACGGTCTCCTCGGCGGAGGAAGGGCTTGAACTTATTGAAAAACGGAAAGATGATCTTTTCAAATTTATATTGATCGACCTGAAACTTCCGGACATGAATGGTGATGAGGCGAGTAAAATAATCAGAAAAACATACTCTCCTGAAGAACTTCCCATTTTAATGATCACTTCTACAGAAATTGATGAAGCCTTAAGTAAAGCAAACGAATCCGGAATCACCAAACTTATCAGCAAACCCATCAAGCAGACATCTCTTTATGAAACCATCCTGAACACTTTCGGACATGAAGTTCATAAAGATTATGCATATGAGCCTTTCAAAAAAATCGAAGAAGAATTTAACGGCTTTAATATACTCTTAGTGGAAGATAATCCCATTAACCAACAGGTTGCTGTGCAAATCCTTACTGCAACAGGACTGACAATAGATACCGCCCTTAACGGTAAAGAAGCCGTGGAAAAAATCCAGAACTCCAGCTATGATTTAGTGCTTATGGATATTCAGATGCCGGAAATGGACGGCTATGAAGCAACCGGCATTATCCGCAATCAGCTGGGATTAAAAGAACTGCCGGTCATTGCCATGACCGCTCATGCCATGCGCGGTGATAAAGAGAAATGCCTTCTTGCAGGAATGGATGATTACATTCCCAAACCTATCGATAAAGACCAGATGATCAGCACCATTCGATCCTTTCTGCTAAAAGAGGAATCCGCCACCGGATCCGAACCGAAATCGCGGGATAAAGACTCCGTACCAGCATCAGGCAATTTTATTAAATTCAGCGAAATAAACATCTACGAAGCTCTTGAACGCATCGGGGGTGATCTTGATATTCTGATCAGTATTTTACAAAATTTTACCGGCTACAACACAGATTTTATTGCTGAAGTAGAATCCATGCTCAAAGAAGATAAACTCAAAGAAGCAGGAGATAAAGCCCATACTCTTAAAGGATCGGCTGCAAATATTTCTGCCTCAGAACTTGCTTTTGCTGCGCTTTCACTTGAAAAAGCATGTAAATCACACAACAAAAAGGAAGCTGAATCCGCACTGAACAAAACTGCCTACAAACTCGAACAACTCTCCCGGGACATTACACTTCTATCCAAAGAATATGCAGATAAATAA
- a CDS encoding NAD+ synthase: MKIALLQLNLTVGDLDGNLKLIIDAVNKAAERGVRLCITSELAITGYPPRDLLLNADFVARCRDAVEELSHRIPDGVALLAGGVDLNHGNIGNPLRNAAWLIERGEAPKVFYKWLLPTYDVFDEQRYFEPARQVNIFEVSGVKVGVTICEDVWNDRDGNSHKRYGSNPIPDIMAEHPDVLVNLSASPFNIGKQVTREKMLSDISSKYEVPVLYANQVGGNDDLVFDGRSCAFNAQGQLVARGGGFKEDIVVVDSDCRNGTIEEDDFCEESEAWNAMVLGLRDYLAKTGFKQVVLGLSGGIDSALTAAVAAEALGPENVTGVLMPSPYSSKGSVDDSLDLVANIGINSTTIPIHNLMDQFEEALAPTFKGLPANVTEENIQSRIRGNLVMAISNKMGALLVTTGNKSELAVGYCTIYGDMAGGLAVISDLYKTLVFRVCCWLNERGRGEIIPVPIIEKPPSAELRPDQKDEDSLPPYDILDHIIELRVERHMAESEIIAETGYDPEVVRQVLRLIKISEFKRKQAAPGLKITSRAFGTGWRMPIACRFTG, encoded by the coding sequence ATGAAAATAGCCCTGTTGCAGCTGAACCTTACGGTAGGTGATCTTGATGGAAACCTTAAGCTCATTATTGATGCTGTGAACAAAGCCGCCGAACGTGGTGTAAGGCTTTGCATAACGTCTGAGCTGGCTATCACCGGATATCCGCCGCGAGACCTGTTGCTTAATGCCGACTTTGTGGCCCGCTGCCGTGACGCTGTGGAAGAATTGTCGCATCGTATTCCTGATGGTGTGGCTCTTTTAGCCGGAGGGGTGGATCTGAACCACGGAAACATCGGCAACCCTTTGCGTAACGCTGCATGGCTTATTGAACGCGGCGAAGCTCCTAAAGTATTTTATAAATGGCTGCTGCCCACTTATGATGTTTTTGATGAGCAGCGGTATTTTGAGCCGGCCCGTCAGGTTAATATTTTTGAAGTTAGCGGTGTTAAAGTAGGGGTAACCATATGTGAAGATGTCTGGAATGATCGGGACGGCAATTCGCATAAGCGTTATGGCAGCAATCCCATCCCTGACATTATGGCCGAACACCCTGATGTGCTGGTCAACCTTTCTGCATCGCCTTTTAATATCGGCAAGCAGGTGACCCGCGAAAAAATGCTCAGTGATATTTCCTCCAAGTATGAGGTTCCGGTTTTGTATGCCAATCAGGTCGGTGGCAACGATGATCTTGTCTTTGACGGTAGAAGCTGCGCTTTTAATGCACAGGGACAGCTTGTGGCCAGAGGCGGAGGGTTTAAGGAAGATATCGTAGTCGTTGATTCCGATTGTAGAAATGGCACAATTGAAGAAGATGATTTTTGTGAAGAGTCGGAAGCATGGAATGCTATGGTGCTCGGCCTTCGTGACTACCTTGCCAAGACCGGATTTAAACAAGTTGTTCTTGGCCTGTCAGGAGGAATTGATTCCGCACTTACTGCAGCCGTTGCTGCTGAGGCACTAGGTCCTGAGAATGTAACAGGTGTCCTTATGCCTTCCCCTTATTCAAGCAAAGGCAGTGTGGATGATTCGCTTGATCTTGTGGCAAACATAGGAATAAATTCCACCACAATCCCTATTCATAATTTAATGGATCAGTTTGAAGAGGCTCTTGCCCCTACTTTCAAAGGACTGCCCGCCAACGTAACCGAAGAAAATATTCAGTCCAGAATACGCGGTAACCTTGTGATGGCCATATCCAACAAGATGGGGGCGTTGCTGGTTACAACCGGAAACAAAAGTGAGCTGGCAGTCGGCTACTGCACCATTTATGGCGATATGGCCGGAGGGCTGGCTGTAATTTCTGATCTTTATAAAACTTTGGTTTTCCGGGTCTGCTGCTGGCTTAACGAGCGGGGGCGCGGTGAAATAATTCCTGTTCCAATTATCGAGAAACCACCGTCCGCTGAATTGCGTCCGGATCAAAAAGATGAAGATTCTTTGCCGCCTTATGATATACTTGATCATATTATCGAGTTGCGGGTAGAGCGGCACATGGCGGAAAGCGAAATTATTGCAGAAACCGGTTACGATCCCGAAGTGGTCAGACAGGTTTTGCGCTTGATAAAAATATCCGAGTTTAAAAGAAAGCAAGCTGCTCCGGGGCTGAAAATAACTTCACGCGCTTTCGGTACAGGCTGGAGAATGCCCATTGCCTGCCGATTCACGGGGTGA
- a CDS encoding response regulator, with protein MGKSKNILFVDEDKTQLKALEKMISPMKNRWTINFASTAEEVTAQLQTRPFDIVATDFKMSGFEDDALLNEIKTRQPGAIRFIISESISSHNCLQFVNYAHQFITKPCSSAELIEKIKKSLRLKNVFLNERAAKAIASIEELPTMPDLYHKLDRELRKEDIMISDIGRLIGEDISMTAGILKLVNSPFFGLFSKVTTPEKAVTLLGLDTLKGLVLGMHLFNSSGAENIDFSLEDLGEHCQYTGLMARSIIKSEGGDRDLAENTFLAGFMHDIGKLVLSTSYAEEYKTILSIVREAGISIQEAEKDILGFTHAEVGAYLLAIWGFNEDVVEAVYCHHDLSNLGSTDISPAVAIHVANSFDHELRDRPTEQAPHLLDAIWLEQNGFSPKLVDWLKICAGQMENDVGIS; from the coding sequence ATGGGTAAGTCAAAAAATATTCTCTTTGTAGATGAAGATAAGACACAGCTCAAAGCTCTTGAAAAAATGATCTCTCCCATGAAAAATCGCTGGACTATTAATTTTGCCAGTACCGCTGAAGAGGTGACGGCTCAACTCCAGACCCGGCCTTTTGATATAGTGGCAACAGACTTTAAAATGAGCGGCTTTGAAGACGATGCTCTTTTAAATGAAATCAAAACACGTCAGCCCGGTGCAATCCGTTTTATCATCTCTGAATCTATAAGCTCCCACAACTGCCTGCAATTCGTAAACTATGCCCACCAGTTTATAACTAAACCCTGTTCATCTGCAGAGCTGATCGAGAAGATTAAAAAAAGTCTCAGACTCAAAAATGTTTTTCTCAATGAAAGGGCAGCCAAAGCCATCGCATCAATTGAAGAACTCCCGACCATGCCGGACCTCTACCATAAACTTGACCGGGAACTGCGAAAAGAAGACATCATGATCAGTGACATAGGCAGACTTATAGGGGAGGATATCAGCATGACCGCTGGAATTTTAAAGCTGGTCAACTCTCCATTCTTCGGACTTTTTTCCAAAGTGACAACTCCCGAAAAAGCCGTAACCCTGCTGGGACTGGACACCTTGAAAGGATTGGTGCTCGGAATGCACCTTTTCAACTCCAGCGGAGCTGAAAATATCGACTTCTCACTTGAAGACCTAGGTGAGCACTGCCAGTATACAGGCTTGATGGCCCGTTCCATCATCAAGTCAGAAGGAGGCGATAGAGATTTAGCTGAAAACACATTTCTCGCCGGTTTCATGCATGATATAGGCAAACTGGTGCTCTCAACGTCCTATGCTGAAGAGTACAAAACAATATTAAGCATAGTTCGCGAAGCCGGCATTTCCATTCAGGAAGCCGAAAAAGATATTCTGGGTTTTACTCATGCGGAAGTGGGAGCCTACCTGCTGGCAATCTGGGGATTCAACGAAGACGTGGTTGAAGCAGTATACTGCCATCACGATCTATCAAATTTAGGCAGCACAGACATCAGCCCCGCAGTAGCAATCCACGTTGCCAACTCCTTTGACCACGAGCTGCGGGACCGCCCTACTGAGCAGGCCCCGCATCTGCTGGATGCAATCTGGCTGGAGCAGAACGGCTTTTCCCCCAAACTGGTAGACTGGCTGAAAATATGCGCCGGACAAATGGAAAATGATGTGGGCATTTCTTAA
- a CDS encoding ArnT family glycosyltransferase — protein sequence MRNEKQSLVWDIMEDHPWLSALFIIALQSAFTMDYRSLWFSDEVRYAEVYHQMKDAGHWLVMYLNGVAYPDKPPVYFWFLSLIDTVTPADGVSVFFLGSAVSAAIFLLSTVALARTLGCGRKTTLATGLVLLTNIFFLGIAHYSRMDLLFASFIIWANICLFKGFHSRCSGKWFMSAFALMGIATLTKGPLGLIFPLLTSVCYLIWKQRLSLLRDKALLKGLAILVAILIAWVVGAVIVDGTAFIHNIFYKQIYQRAVSSFHHEEPFQYYLIAFPLAWLPWTMAIFALPVKKLFTIDHWVDVAGMRKSTLTDGRDWAWIMFISGFVLLTCLSIKVLIYILPLFAPLAMLTAKGLLGENGKAPVINSKRLWIGIASVYLTFAVAAPFAEVFFPFDFALKGLSFTVLILGLGGLALLAVKTSGGKMGLLVMVATMVLWIQPLALQTLPSLDPLMSPRQTGEMMKGYVEQGSYPLAHKIYSGIFSYYAGTNIHETSDLAEIESILAEKDDVILVMQKKYYDRWDNRPENITVINEQFISDRPYLLIKK from the coding sequence ATGCGTAATGAAAAACAGTCCCTTGTCTGGGATATAATGGAAGATCACCCGTGGCTGAGCGCTCTGTTCATAATCGCTCTGCAATCAGCCTTCACTATGGATTACCGTTCGCTATGGTTTTCCGACGAAGTACGCTACGCCGAAGTTTATCATCAGATGAAAGATGCCGGTCACTGGCTGGTTATGTACCTGAACGGAGTAGCCTACCCGGACAAACCGCCGGTATATTTCTGGTTCCTTTCTCTTATAGACACCGTAACTCCGGCCGACGGCGTGAGTGTCTTCTTTCTGGGTTCTGCTGTTTCCGCAGCAATATTTTTGCTTTCAACTGTTGCTCTTGCCCGTACACTCGGTTGCGGCCGCAAGACCACTCTCGCCACCGGATTAGTGCTGCTGACTAATATATTTTTTCTCGGTATTGCCCACTACTCCAGAATGGACCTGCTCTTTGCCAGCTTCATTATCTGGGCTAACATATGTCTGTTCAAAGGATTTCATTCCAGATGTTCAGGCAAATGGTTCATGTCTGCATTTGCCCTGATGGGCATTGCAACCCTGACTAAAGGGCCGCTGGGACTTATCTTCCCCCTGCTGACTTCTGTCTGCTACCTCATCTGGAAACAAAGGCTCAGCCTGCTGCGCGATAAGGCACTGCTGAAAGGGCTTGCCATTCTCGTTGCGATTCTCATTGCATGGGTTGTAGGAGCCGTCATTGTGGATGGAACCGCCTTTATTCATAATATTTTCTATAAACAGATCTATCAGAGAGCGGTCAGCTCTTTTCATCATGAAGAGCCTTTCCAGTATTACCTCATCGCCTTCCCGCTGGCATGGCTGCCGTGGACCATGGCGATCTTTGCCCTGCCGGTAAAAAAACTGTTCACCATTGATCACTGGGTGGACGTTGCCGGTATGCGCAAAAGCACTCTGACCGATGGTCGGGACTGGGCATGGATCATGTTCATCAGCGGCTTTGTCCTGCTCACATGTCTGAGCATCAAAGTACTTATCTACATTCTGCCTCTTTTCGCACCTCTTGCCATGCTCACCGCAAAAGGGCTTTTAGGTGAAAACGGCAAAGCTCCGGTCATCAATTCCAAAAGACTCTGGATCGGCATTGCATCGGTATATCTGACCTTTGCGGTTGCTGCGCCATTTGCTGAAGTATTTTTCCCGTTTGATTTCGCGCTCAAGGGGCTTTCTTTCACCGTCCTGATCCTCGGACTCGGCGGACTGGCTCTGCTGGCTGTAAAAACCTCCGGCGGCAAAATGGGACTGCTGGTCATGGTTGCCACAATGGTGCTCTGGATTCAGCCTTTAGCTCTACAAACCCTGCCTTCCCTTGATCCGCTTATGAGTCCGCGCCAAACAGGTGAGATGATGAAAGGATACGTGGAACAGGGGAGCTACCCTCTTGCTCATAAAATTTATTCCGGAATTTTCTCATATTACGCCGGAACCAATATTCATGAAACAAGTGATTTAGCTGAAATTGAAAGCATACTTGCTGAAAAAGACGACGTAATTCTGGTTATGCAGAAAAAATATTATGACCGCTGGGATAACCGCCCCGAAAATATTACGGTCATAAACGAACAGTTCATTTCAGACAGACCGTATCTACTTATAAAGAAATAG
- a CDS encoding phosphatase PAP2 family protein — MTSLLQRYSSICHFLLGSMPLLIILSVLYINFGNEAEVLAWFTAHAAANPDLKSIAKIITDWGNAAFYPIYLWFLISGIRQRKKSKSRLRFALVFLAVQLIVSLITVRFLKIAIGKPRPGEGTFFEPFSTKGVHHSMPSGHTCEVYGAALPLILRYKHFLLTLTLGLFAAAVAFSRIYLSWHHPSDVLCGWMLGSVAGFAIHLFSKED; from the coding sequence TTGACCTCCCTCCTTCAGCGATATTCATCAATTTGCCACTTTCTGCTCGGATCTATGCCTTTGCTGATCATTCTGAGTGTGCTGTATATAAATTTCGGTAATGAAGCCGAAGTTCTTGCATGGTTCACCGCCCACGCCGCAGCCAACCCGGATCTGAAATCAATTGCCAAAATCATAACAGACTGGGGAAATGCAGCTTTTTACCCTATTTACCTCTGGTTTCTGATCAGCGGCATCAGGCAAAGGAAAAAATCAAAATCCAGACTGCGCTTTGCCCTTGTCTTTCTGGCTGTACAATTAATTGTCAGCCTGATTACCGTGCGCTTTTTAAAAATTGCCATAGGCAAGCCGCGTCCCGGAGAAGGTACTTTTTTTGAACCATTTTCCACAAAAGGAGTACACCACTCCATGCCTTCCGGACATACCTGTGAAGTATACGGGGCAGCACTGCCTTTGATTTTAAGATATAAACATTTTCTGCTTACTCTGACTCTTGGACTTTTTGCAGCAGCGGTTGCATTCAGCCGGATTTATCTGAGCTGGCATCATCCAAGTGATGTGCTCTGCGGCTGGATGCTGGGTTCTGTTGCCGGATTTGCTATTCACCTTTTCTCTAAAGAGGATTGA
- a CDS encoding motility associated factor glycosyltransferase family protein — protein MSAYPFLKDNIEALETYNPPFYAWLSSQNIDEEKLTSSLFKNKWDILDWKMENGKGLFDSLMPNIIYKNWTVTEKAETSATFIVGCNLGYGLNHVLMNTPDSHKVIVSDPNPEMILACLGQTDYRAFISSGKLHFCSVDENSLMSIIKDLDLQFVYGKIYLRLDMASQQIGPEYARWSANIRNKMESFTVEMTTLRLKQDVMVGNELENFSRTITDGTITPLKGAAKGLGAVILGAGPSLAEFGPELAKSPGCAIYTTSLQGLPAVHKTGIKPHFCIGIDYNESMDRVYQQLDKEWAKDIPLIYSTKLSNKVLTEYPGPTIPMWTMGGLGTFALHNHEEVFDAGSNVSVTLARFLDWCGFNHILLVGQDFAWKGKVSHANGHQNAGMTYNESVLVNLKNEDGEDLTSTIQYMTSKREMEEDIKTLKAPVFNLYGGCALIDGTRNVDMHKVHMEGLLSSAPGSIDYFMTAMNMARTPRDFPLFEPRSQKWNISLRHATKKLEKLFRKHGKYQKEINKAFHDVYFFLRQDPLYLPYLYNEILDMAGLARAKSSYVPKDLPHYKKIIKKTLTKIRYMDRCLSVADKRKAA, from the coding sequence ATGTCAGCTTATCCTTTTCTTAAAGACAACATCGAAGCTCTTGAAACATACAACCCGCCCTTTTATGCTTGGTTGAGCAGTCAGAATATTGACGAAGAAAAATTAACCTCATCTCTCTTCAAAAACAAATGGGACATCCTCGACTGGAAAATGGAGAACGGCAAGGGGTTATTTGACTCCCTTATGCCCAATATTATCTACAAAAACTGGACAGTTACTGAAAAGGCTGAAACCAGCGCAACCTTTATAGTAGGCTGCAACTTAGGCTACGGGCTAAACCATGTGCTGATGAACACTCCCGACAGCCACAAGGTTATCGTATCAGATCCTAATCCTGAAATGATTCTCGCATGTCTGGGACAGACTGATTACCGTGCATTTATATCCAGCGGTAAGCTCCACTTCTGCTCTGTCGATGAAAACTCACTGATGAGTATCATTAAAGACCTCGACCTTCAATTCGTATACGGCAAAATTTATCTGCGCCTCGATATGGCCAGCCAGCAGATCGGCCCCGAGTATGCTCGCTGGTCTGCGAATATCCGTAATAAAATGGAATCCTTCACCGTGGAAATGACCACCCTGCGCCTTAAACAGGATGTAATGGTCGGTAACGAGCTGGAGAATTTTTCACGCACTATCACGGACGGGACCATAACCCCGCTTAAAGGTGCAGCTAAAGGTCTCGGCGCAGTAATTCTCGGCGCAGGGCCTTCTCTGGCCGAATTCGGCCCCGAGCTGGCAAAAAGTCCGGGCTGTGCTATCTACACAACCTCCCTTCAGGGACTGCCTGCTGTTCATAAGACCGGCATTAAGCCGCATTTTTGTATCGGCATTGACTACAATGAATCTATGGACAGAGTATACCAACAGCTTGACAAGGAATGGGCCAAGGATATTCCGCTCATTTATTCAACCAAGCTCAGCAATAAGGTTTTAACCGAATACCCCGGCCCCACAATTCCTATGTGGACAATGGGCGGACTGGGGACGTTCGCTCTGCACAATCACGAAGAAGTCTTTGATGCAGGTAGTAATGTAAGCGTTACTTTAGCAAGGTTTTTGGACTGGTGCGGATTCAACCATATCCTTCTGGTCGGTCAGGATTTCGCATGGAAAGGAAAAGTATCACATGCCAACGGGCATCAGAATGCCGGAATGACGTATAACGAAAGCGTTCTCGTTAATCTCAAAAATGAAGACGGGGAAGACCTTACCTCCACTATTCAGTACATGACCTCCAAGCGTGAAATGGAAGAAGATATCAAGACGCTGAAAGCTCCTGTATTCAACCTCTACGGCGGATGCGCACTCATTGACGGGACGCGTAATGTGGATATGCATAAGGTACATATGGAAGGCCTGTTATCCTCTGCTCCGGGCAGCATTGATTACTTTATGACCGCCATGAATATGGCCCGCACTCCCAGAGATTTCCCTCTGTTTGAACCTAGAAGCCAGAAGTGGAACATATCTCTAAGGCACGCAACCAAAAAACTGGAAAAACTTTTTCGCAAACATGGCAAGTATCAAAAAGAAATTAATAAAGCATTTCACGATGTTTACTTCTTTTTAAGGCAAGATCCGCTCTATCTGCCATATCTCTATAACGAAATTCTGGATATGGCAGGTCTGGCACGGGCAAAATCCAGTTATGTCCCCAAGGATCTTCCGCACTACAAAAAGATCATTAAAAAGACTCTTACAAAAATAAGATACATGGACCGCTGCTTAAGCGTTGCAGATAAGCGCAAAGCCGCCTGA